One segment of Funiculus sociatus GB2-C1 DNA contains the following:
- a CDS encoding NAD-dependent epimerase/dehydratase family protein, whose amino-acid sequence MRILMMGGTRFIGVYLTKMLVEQGHEVVLFNRGNKSAPVEGLKQIHGDRTDASQLKEKLSSENFDAIFDNNGRELSDTQPLAEIFKDRVQHFVYMSSAGVYLKSDQMPHVEGDAVDPKSRHKGKFETEAYLTQQGLPVTSIRPTYIYGPQNYNDLEAWFFDRIVRNRPIPIPGNGLHITQFGHVKDLAAAMAAILGKSQAVGQIYNVSGDRYVTFDGLARACAIAAGKSDQDLQIVHYDAKKFDFGKRKAFPMRTQHFFASVDKAKTELGWHPEYDLISGLKDSFLNDYLASGRDKAEVDFSVDDEILKAA is encoded by the coding sequence ATGCGAATTTTAATGATGGGTGGAACCCGGTTCATTGGGGTTTATCTAACAAAAATGCTGGTGGAGCAAGGGCATGAAGTCGTACTTTTTAATCGCGGCAACAAGTCTGCACCAGTTGAAGGTCTAAAACAAATTCATGGCGATCGCACTGATGCCTCGCAACTAAAAGAAAAGTTATCTTCAGAAAATTTTGACGCTATCTTTGATAACAACGGGCGGGAATTAAGCGACACCCAACCTTTAGCAGAAATATTTAAAGACCGGGTGCAGCATTTTGTCTACATGAGTTCTGCTGGTGTTTATCTGAAGTCAGACCAAATGCCTCATGTAGAAGGCGATGCTGTCGATCCAAAAAGTCGTCACAAGGGCAAGTTTGAAACAGAAGCTTACCTCACCCAACAGGGATTACCTGTTACATCTATTCGTCCTACTTATATTTACGGGCCTCAGAACTACAACGATTTGGAAGCTTGGTTTTTCGATCGGATTGTGCGGAATCGCCCGATTCCAATTCCCGGAAATGGCTTGCATATCACCCAGTTTGGTCATGTGAAAGACTTAGCGGCGGCGATGGCAGCAATTTTAGGGAAATCTCAGGCAGTCGGGCAGATTTATAATGTGTCAGGCGATCGCTATGTCACCTTTGATGGGTTAGCGCGTGCTTGTGCTATTGCTGCTGGGAAGTCAGACCAAGATTTGCAAATTGTCCATTACGACGCGAAAAAGTTTGATTTTGGGAAGCGCAAGGCTTTTCCTATGAGAACTCAGCATTTCTTCGCTTCAGTTGATAAAGCCAAAACTGAACTAGGCTGGCATCCAGAATATGACTTGATTTCTGGGCTGAAAGACTCGTTCTTAAATGATTATCTCGCCTCTGGTCGCGACAAGGCTGAGGTAGATTTCTCAGTTGATGATGAGATTTTAAAAG
- the surE gene encoding 5'/3'-nucleotidase SurE, whose amino-acid sequence MTFIITNDDGIDAPGIRALYKAMNGNGVIVAPCDHLSGCGHQVTTTRAIHLKRRSNVEYAIAGTPADCVRIALSHLCPNVKFVLSGINAGGNLGVDSYISGTVAAVREAAMHRVPGIAVSHYRKGKRNVDWDVAARWTAGVLADLLTRTIEPGSFWNVNLPHLEPGDPDPEVVFCEPCKRPLPVNYRIEGDDFYYVGEYQKRDRTPGSDVDVCFSGKIAVTQLRL is encoded by the coding sequence ATGACGTTCATTATCACCAACGACGACGGAATAGACGCTCCTGGTATCCGAGCGCTGTACAAGGCGATGAATGGCAATGGCGTAATTGTTGCTCCCTGTGACCATCTATCGGGTTGCGGTCATCAGGTGACGACGACTAGAGCGATTCATCTCAAGCGACGCTCTAATGTTGAATATGCGATCGCAGGCACTCCCGCTGATTGCGTTCGCATTGCCTTGTCACATTTATGTCCAAATGTCAAATTCGTACTTTCAGGCATCAATGCTGGAGGCAACTTGGGAGTTGACTCTTACATCTCAGGCACCGTGGCAGCTGTGCGCGAAGCGGCGATGCACCGAGTTCCGGGAATTGCCGTTTCTCATTATCGCAAAGGGAAGCGGAATGTTGATTGGGATGTGGCGGCGCGTTGGACAGCTGGAGTTTTAGCAGACTTACTGACTCGTACCATTGAACCGGGAAGCTTTTGGAACGTCAATTTACCACATTTGGAACCAGGAGATCCCGATCCAGAAGTGGTGTTTTGCGAACCCTGTAAGCGACCGTTGCCAGTAAATTACCGAATTGAAGGTGATGATTTTTACTATGTAGGAGAATATCAAAAACGCGATCGCACTCCCGGAAGTGATGTTGATGTTTGTTTTTCCGGCAAAATTGCTGTCACTCAACTCAGACTGTAA